The genomic region AATTTTACTAGGAGCAACAACGGAGAATCTGCGCGTTTGTATTTTGCGATTGGGGGGAATTTATGGGCCAGGAAGAGAACTGGTTAAAATATTTGGCAGAACAGCTGGCACAACCCGTGAGGGAAATGGCGAGGAAATAACCAACTGGGTACATTTGGATGATATTGTGGGAGTTGTAGAATTTGCCCGTTGGCAACGGTTACAAGGGATTTATAATTTAGTAGACGACAGTCATTTTACCAGTCGAGAACTCATTGATGGTGTTTTAAAAACTCATAATTTGCCAAATGTAATATGGGATCCTAGCCACAAAAGTACTCGTCATTATAATACCTGGGTTTCTAACCAAAAACTCAAGGATACGGGTTATCAATTTATTCACCCCCACATTGTTTTCTAAAAGACGAATATGATATTAGAACCAATACAGGTCATAGGTGGTGGACTTGCGGGCACAGAAGCAGCATGGCAAATAGCTCAAGCAGGAGTACCCGTGATTCTACACGAGATGCGTCCCCTACGCTTTAGTCCCGCCCACCATACGGAAAACTTAGCTGAACTAGTGTGTAGTAATTCCTTTGGAGCTATGGCAAGCGATCGCGCAGCTGGATTACTGCATGAAGAACTGCGAAAACTTGATTCTATAGTTATTAGCAAAGCGGACGAACATGCAGTGCCAGCGGGTGGTGCTTTAGCGGTAGACAGGGGAAAATTTGGAGAGGATCTGACCCAAACCCTAGCCAATCATCCTTTGATTGATTTACGACGAGGGGAGGTAAAGGAAGTTCCTGGGGGGATAGTGGTTTTAGCCTCAGGACCACTAACCAGTCCCCAATTGTCCGCTGATATTCAACAATTCACAGGATTAGAATATCTCAACTTCTTCGATGCTGCTAGTCCCATAATAGTAGGGGATTCAATTAATAGAGATATTGCCTTTATGGCTTCCCGTTATGACAAAGGTGAGGCGGCCTATTTAAATTGTCCCATGAGTAAACAGCAGTATTTAGAATTTCGGGAAGCACTTTGCCAAGCGGAACAAACAGAATTAAAGGACTTTGAAAGAGAAACGGCGAAGTTTTTTGAAGCCTGTTTACCCATAGAAGAAATGGCACAAAGAGGGGAGGACACCATGCGATATGGTCCCCTGAAACCGGTGGGTTTAACAGATGGAAGAACAGGAGAGCGTAACTACGCAGTAGTGCAGTTACGACAAGAAGATAAAGCTGGGCAACTATGGAATATGGTAGGGTTTCAAACCAATTTACGTTGGGGGGAGCAAAAACGGGTGTTTAGAATGATTCCCGGTTTGGAAAACGCTGAGTTTGTTAGATTGGGAGTAATGCACCGGAACACTTTTTTAAACGCGCCCCAGTTGATTTTGCCCACCCTACAATTTAAACAACGACATACCCTACTAGCAGCAGGACAATTAATTGGTACGGAGGGTTATACCGCTGCATCTGCTGGTGGTTGGTTAGCAGGGACTAATGCGGCAAGAATTGCCCTGGGGAAGGAACCTCTCACTCTACCGAACACCACAATGATGGGATCTTTATTTGAGTTTATTAGTGGTGCAGCACCCAAGCATTTTCAACCCATGCCACCCAATTTTGGCATAGTTCCAGATTTGGGGGTTAAAATCAAGAGCAAACCAGAAAAATACGGGCGTTATCGAGATAGATCATTGGCGAATTTAGACCAGTGGAAGTCCCAATATTTTTCTTCTTTGAGTAGGAATCTTAACAATTCTTAATAAATTATTGGTGAAATAATTCCAGCTAACCAGCAAAACCGTGTTATAATGGTGTCATACTCTTGGGAGTATGAGGGCGCGTGGCTCAGTGGATAGAGCAACAGATTCCGGTTCTGTGGGTCGGGGGTTCAAATCCCTCCGCGCTCGTTCAATTCATGCTTCATGTAAATTCCCAGGTTATTTGAATCTACAAACTTTTAAAATTTGAACACCGTGCGATCTCCCGCAGGGAGTACTTAGCAATCACCTGTTCTAATCTTGATAAAGACATTTGAGCCCCCTTTGTAGGTTGAGTTTAATACGAAACCCACAGGATATAGCCAACCTAGGAAAATCTATTGCTACGTCTAGAAATTCGTAATTTTGGTTAAGCTTATTCAAAGCAAGCCACATTTTCAGCTAGGGATACCCGGTCTAGGTTTCTAGTTAACCAGGACCAGTTGAAGCGGAAAAGCGAAGCATATTGATGGTGATACAGAGGAATCTATGATAGCATCTACATCCATAGGTTCAACTCTAACTAAAAGAATCACTGTGGTAAATAATATCAAAATTCCCCAACTTCCCCTATTATCAGCAACCGGACTTTGTAAGAGTTTTGGAGGGATCCAAGCTGTAAAAAATGCCAATATCGAAGTCAATCAGGGTAGTATTACCGGACTCATTGGCCCTAATGGTGCTGGTAAAACAACACTCTTTAATTTACTGTCCAACTTCATCCATCCAGATCAAGGGAGAGTAATTTTTAACGGGGAACCAATTCATAACTTACAACCCTTTCAAATCGCTCAACAAGGTTTAACTCGCACCTTTCAAGTCGCTAAAACCCTCTCCCGTTTATCAGTCCTAGAAAATATGTTGTTAGCAGCACAAAAACAAACAGGTGAGAATTTTTGGCAGGTGCAATTCCAACATCATATGGTCCTCAAACAAGAAAAACAAATCACTCAAAGAGCAATGTCTTTATTGACATCCGTCGGTTTAGCACACAAGGCCCATGATTATGCGGGTAGTTTATCCGGTGGACAGCGAAAATTATTAGAAATGGGAAGAGCATTAATGACAAACCCTAAACTAATACTATTAGATGAACCTGCAGCTGGAGTAAATCCTAAACTAATAGATGATATATGCGATCGCATTATTAAGTGGAATAGGGAAGAAGAATTAACTTTTTTAATTATTGAACATAATATGGATGTAATCATGTCCCTATGTGACCGTGTGTGGGTATTAGCAGAGGGTCGGAATTTGGCAGTTGGTACTCCTGCAGAAATTCAGACCAACCCCCAGGTTTTGGAAGCATACTTGGGCTAGAAGCTGAAAGAAAATTTCTACCCAGATATTAACAAATCTACTAGAATGTCCATATAGTAAAATGTAGTGTACATTATTGTTGAGTTCAATGAAGAAATCAATTTTGAACAAGAACTTGTGCAAGACATGATAGACTTGATTCAAGTGTTTTACAGTCGCCTTTATGGCGCTGGAAGTCACAAAAACAAAAAGTTGATTGAGGAGCAGTTAATGAGGTGAAATAATGCTACTCAGTTTTAAAACGGAATTAAAACCCAATAACAAACAGGTGACTCTATTCCGTCAACATTGCGGAGTAGCTAGACATGCTTACAACTTTGGTAACGCTGTGATTATGGAAGCCTGGAAGGCTAGACAAACAGATAAATCAATCAAAATCCCTACTGCGATAGATCTCCATAAGCGTTTAGTGGCAGAAGTAAAACCTAATAATCCTTGGTACTATGAATCCTCTAAAGCAACTCCTCAACAGGCCTTAGCTGAGGTTCGTACAGCTTGGGAGCGATATTTCAAAAAAGTCTCTATGGAACCTCACTTTAAGAAAAAAGGCAAGTCTCACGACTCTTTTTACTTAGAGCAAGGAACTAAAGCAAAACCAGGTATCCGTAATGATGGCAAGAGGGTCAAACTGCCTAAAATAGGCTGGGTGCGATTACATGAAGCGTTACCTGTTAGAGCGTTTCACAATTGTGTGATTAGTCGTCAAGCCGACCGCTGGTTTATTGCTTTTAAGTGCGAAATCGAAAAACCAGCAGTACCTTTAGATCATCCATTAGTGGGTGTTGATATTGGCATTAAAGAATTAGCAGTAACCAGCGATGGGAAGGTTTATTCTAATCCCAAGGCACACCGAAAAATGAACAAGAAACTGAAGCGTCAACAGCGATCTGTTAGTCGCAAAGTCAAAGGTTCTAAGAATCGAGCTAAGGCTATTTCTAAACTGGCTAAAACTCACGCTAAAGTGTCAAATATTCGCAAAGATGCCATTCATAAACTCACTTATGATCTCGCTAAAAACCACAGCGTTATCAAAATTGAAGAATTGAGTATCAAAGCATTTTTGAAGAATCACAAACTAGCTGGTGCAATTGCGGATTGTGGAATGTACGAATTCAAGCGCCAATTAGAGTATAAAACTGAGAAGTTTTCTAGTCAATTAGTGTTAGTTGACCGCATGTTTCCCAGTTCTCAAATTTGCTCAAACTGTGGTAAGCACCGCCACAAAATGCCGCTAAAAGAACGAGTTTACGTTTGTCCTGAATGTGGACACACCCAAGACAGAGATCGCGGCAAAAAATCTAGAGCGATGGTTTGAAGGAATTCAGATTCCGATTCGTTCGGATCAAACGGTAAGCTCTACCGAGATAGCTTGTGGAGTAGACAAACCTCTCAAGAATAATCTTGAGACTACGATGAAACAGGAAGTAGGTTCTAAGGTCCAGATCTGTAAAGGTCTGGGTAGCTTTGGGTAGATCCTATAGAGCGGTAATTAGGACTTGCGAAGAAAAAACTAAATCTGTATTCTTTGATTCCTAATCGGGTGGAATTGAAAGTTAAAATAACAAAAACCTGTCAAATTGTTATTTAACCCTGGAAAGTTGACAACACATATAACCGAAAACAAAACCCTGTTCCCAGCTTCGATTTTTCGACTGGACAACGGTTTGACATTTATTCATCAGGAGATAGCAGCTACCCCCGTGGTCGTAGCGGACGTGTGGGTGCGTGCAGGATCAACTTCAGAATCAGAGCCCTTGTTTGGCATGGCACACTTTTTAGAACACATGATTTTTAAGGGCACAGCTAGTTTGGGTCCGGGGGAGTTTGACTATAACATCGAGCGTATGGGTGGAGTCAGCAATGCAGCTACTAGCCACGACTATACCCATTACTATCTTGCCATAGCTAACCACTATTTAGCAGATACTCTTCCTCACTTGGGAGAACTGTTACTAAATGCAGCTATTTTTGAAGATGAATTTATGCGTGAAAGGGATGTGGTTTTGGAGGAAATTCGTAGTTGTGCGGATGATCCTGATGCTATAGGATTTGAAGCACTACTAAAAACTGTCTACGAAAACCACCCTTACGGAAGACCCATTTTGGGAACAAAAAAGGAATTAATGGAAAATTCACCGGAAGCGATGCGGTGTTTTCATCGTCGTCATTACCAACCGGAAAATATGACTGTGGTCATAGTGGGAGGGATAGAAAGGGATACCGCATGGGAAATTGTCAATAAAACATTTAAAAATTTTAAAAACCAGGATGATTTTCCCACATCTAATCAACTAGCACCACCCCAAATTAGGGATGTTAAAAGGCAAGAATTAATATTACCTAGAATAGAGCAAGCGCGTTTAATTATGGCTTGGAATTTACCCGGAATGGACGAACTGGCCATAGCAAATGCTTTAGAAATACTATCAGTCATTTTGGGACAGGGAAGAACTTCTCGTTTAGTCAATGATTTAAGGGAAGAGAAACAACTAGTACAGGGGATCTGCACTAATTTTTCAGTGCAAAAAGACTCTAGTTTGCTCACAATTACCGCTTACTTAGAACCTGAATATCTGGATAGAGTAGAGAATCTGATTTTGGAACATTTACATAGGTTGCAAATTCATGGTGTCACCGAGCAAGAACTTAAACGAACCCAAAGATCTCTTTGCAATGACTATGCGTTTAACACGGAAACGCCAAATCAATTAGCATCCCTTTATGGCTACTATAACACAGTTGCCAAGGCCCAATTGTCTGTTGCTTATCCGGAGCAGATTCAGTCCTTCAATACCAAAAAACTGCAAAAAGTGGCTCAAAATTATCTTTCGCTACAAGACTATGCAGTTACTATCATGAAACCGTATTAACGAGTAAGAATGCAAAACAGAAACAATATAGATGATTGTAAATTTTCCATCCATCGTACAACACTAGCAAATGGTATAGTGTTATTGATAGCTGAAAACCCCACAGCAGATATTATAGCAGCCAAAATTTTTGTTCGTGCTGGTAGCTGTTATGAAAATCCAGAAAAAGCAGGGTTGGCAAATTTATTATCAGCAGTGATGACCAAAGGTTGTGATGGTTTTTCCAGTCTAGAAATCGCTGAAAAAGTTGAATCCGTAGGTGCAAACTTAAGCATAGATGCAAGTACAGATTACTTTTTGCTCTCTTTAAAAACAGTGAGTGCTGATTTTGCAGAAATTTTAGCTCTGTCGGGTTTATTGTTGAAATCGCCCACATTTCCCGAAAAACAAATAGAACTGGAAAAGCGATTAGCAATACAGGATGTTCGTTCTCAAAAAGAACAACCTTTTAACCTAGCTTTTCAAGAGATCCGCGAAGCAATGTACCAAAATCATCCCTATGCTAGGTCAGTTCTAGGTACAGAAGCAAGCATCCATAGCATTAACTATAAAGACTTGGTTGAATTCCATCAAAACCATTTTCGTCCAGACAATATA from Cylindrospermopsis curvispora GIHE-G1 harbors:
- a CDS encoding M16 family metallopeptidase is translated as MFPASIFRLDNGLTFIHQEIAATPVVVADVWVRAGSTSESEPLFGMAHFLEHMIFKGTASLGPGEFDYNIERMGGVSNAATSHDYTHYYLAIANHYLADTLPHLGELLLNAAIFEDEFMRERDVVLEEIRSCADDPDAIGFEALLKTVYENHPYGRPILGTKKELMENSPEAMRCFHRRHYQPENMTVVIVGGIERDTAWEIVNKTFKNFKNQDDFPTSNQLAPPQIRDVKRQELILPRIEQARLIMAWNLPGMDELAIANALEILSVILGQGRTSRLVNDLREEKQLVQGICTNFSVQKDSSLLTITAYLEPEYLDRVENLILEHLHRLQIHGVTEQELKRTQRSLCNDYAFNTETPNQLASLYGYYNTVAKAQLSVAYPEQIQSFNTKKLQKVAQNYLSLQDYAVTIMKPY
- a CDS encoding RNA-guided endonuclease InsQ/TnpB family protein, with protein sequence MLLSFKTELKPNNKQVTLFRQHCGVARHAYNFGNAVIMEAWKARQTDKSIKIPTAIDLHKRLVAEVKPNNPWYYESSKATPQQALAEVRTAWERYFKKVSMEPHFKKKGKSHDSFYLEQGTKAKPGIRNDGKRVKLPKIGWVRLHEALPVRAFHNCVISRQADRWFIAFKCEIEKPAVPLDHPLVGVDIGIKELAVTSDGKVYSNPKAHRKMNKKLKRQQRSVSRKVKGSKNRAKAISKLAKTHAKVSNIRKDAIHKLTYDLAKNHSVIKIEELSIKAFLKNHKLAGAIADCGMYEFKRQLEYKTEKFSSQLVLVDRMFPSSQICSNCGKHRHKMPLKERVYVCPECGHTQDRDRGKKSRAMV
- a CDS encoding ABC transporter ATP-binding protein, with amino-acid sequence MVNNIKIPQLPLLSATGLCKSFGGIQAVKNANIEVNQGSITGLIGPNGAGKTTLFNLLSNFIHPDQGRVIFNGEPIHNLQPFQIAQQGLTRTFQVAKTLSRLSVLENMLLAAQKQTGENFWQVQFQHHMVLKQEKQITQRAMSLLTSVGLAHKAHDYAGSLSGGQRKLLEMGRALMTNPKLILLDEPAAGVNPKLIDDICDRIIKWNREEELTFLIIEHNMDVIMSLCDRVWVLAEGRNLAVGTPAEIQTNPQVLEAYLG
- the trmFO gene encoding FADH(2)-oxidizing methylenetetrahydrofolate--tRNA-(uracil(54)-C(5))-methyltransferase TrmFO, translated to MILEPIQVIGGGLAGTEAAWQIAQAGVPVILHEMRPLRFSPAHHTENLAELVCSNSFGAMASDRAAGLLHEELRKLDSIVISKADEHAVPAGGALAVDRGKFGEDLTQTLANHPLIDLRRGEVKEVPGGIVVLASGPLTSPQLSADIQQFTGLEYLNFFDAASPIIVGDSINRDIAFMASRYDKGEAAYLNCPMSKQQYLEFREALCQAEQTELKDFERETAKFFEACLPIEEMAQRGEDTMRYGPLKPVGLTDGRTGERNYAVVQLRQEDKAGQLWNMVGFQTNLRWGEQKRVFRMIPGLENAEFVRLGVMHRNTFLNAPQLILPTLQFKQRHTLLAAGQLIGTEGYTAASAGGWLAGTNAARIALGKEPLTLPNTTMMGSLFEFISGAAPKHFQPMPPNFGIVPDLGVKIKSKPEKYGRYRDRSLANLDQWKSQYFSSLSRNLNNS